The following coding sequences are from one Dehalococcoidia bacterium window:
- a CDS encoding Lrp/AsnC family transcriptional regulator, with the protein MATAPAPTKSPALRRKTRTRRRAAIPNELDRAIMMRLQVDGRESNAEIARHLDVSEGTVRRRIKRLLEEDVIRVTAVPNPPKLGFNALALIGLQVDLSKLDAVSTTLAKMNDVHFVAFTTGTYDIFIRVMLPSAEELNNFIKTRLASIPGIVHSETFVNLETKKRTFGWI; encoded by the coding sequence GTGGCAACAGCACCCGCGCCGACGAAATCCCCTGCCCTGCGCCGGAAGACCCGGACGCGCAGGCGCGCAGCCATCCCCAACGAACTTGACCGCGCGATCATGATGCGACTGCAGGTGGACGGACGGGAGTCCAACGCCGAGATCGCCCGGCACTTGGACGTGAGCGAAGGAACCGTCCGGCGACGCATCAAGCGCCTTCTTGAGGAGGATGTCATCCGTGTCACGGCGGTGCCCAATCCTCCCAAACTCGGCTTCAACGCCCTCGCACTCATCGGCCTTCAGGTGGACCTCAGCAAACTCGATGCGGTATCCACGACGCTTGCCAAGATGAACGATGTCCACTTCGTCGCCTTCACCACGGGCACGTATGACATCTTCATCCGCGTGATGCTGCCCTCCGCCGAGGAGCTGAACAACTTCATCAAGACCCGTCTCGCCAGCATCCCGGGAATCGTCCACAGCGAGACCTTCGTCAACCTGGAGACCAAGAAGCGGACCTTCGGCTGGATTAG